From the Lactuca sativa cultivar Salinas chromosome 9, Lsat_Salinas_v11, whole genome shotgun sequence genome, the window GGAATGTCTTTGGAAGACATTGATAAGAGTTTAGCCACAAGTACTCAAACCTTTCAAAATGAGACCAAAGCGAGCATCAAGACTTTGGAGCAACAAATGACTCAACTCGCCACTTCTGTGAGTAAATTGGAGTCACAAGGCAAACTACCCGCGCAAACCGAGAAGAATCCAAAACATAGTGCATGTGTCATCACTTTGAGGAATGGCAAAGAATATGAACGTCCAAAaatggttgaagaagaagaaaagatggagctagagaaagaagaagagaagTCAAAAACACCTTCCAAGCAAGTTCCTATTGAAGCAAAAGTCACTCCTCCTCCATTTCTTTCAAGATTATACAAGTCAAAGCGTGAAAGTGAAGACAATGAAATCATGGAGATGTTCAGGAAGGTAGAGGTAAATATTCATCTTATTGATGCCATCAAACAAGTCCCTAGGTATGcaaaattccttaaggaattatGTACATCTAACAAAAAACTGAAAGGGAATGAAACTGTCAAAGTAGGAGAAAATGTGTCTGCAGTGTTACAAAAAAGATTACCTCAAAAATGTAAGGATCCAGGTGTTTTCACGGTTCCTTGCAAATTAGGTAATCTTCATGTTCCACGAGCTATGCTAGACCTTGGATCTTCTATCAATGTTTTGCCATTTTCCATCTTTAAAACTTTAAATATCGGCACATTGAAGAAGACCGGGGTAATCATTCAATTGGCTGATAGATCTTTAGTACATCCAAAAGGTGTGCTAGAAGATGTGTTAGTCCAAGTGAATGAACTAGTGTTTCCAGCAGATTTTTAAGTCCTTGATATGGATGATGATGACTCACCAAATTTGAGTTCAATTCTTCTAGGAAGACCCTTTTTGAAAACAGATAAGACTAAAATTGATGTTTATGATGGTACATTGTCCATGGAATTTGATGGGGAGGTGATAAATTTCAATATTTATGATGCTATGAGATATCCAAGTGATATTTCATCTTTGAATTTTGTGGATGTCATTGAACCATTGACAGAGGAGTGTTTTGATTTGTCTAATCTTGATGTGTTAGCTCTCATTTTAGACAGGAATCTTCTAAAGGAAAGAGTGGAAAAACTTGCCAATCAATTTACAattgataaagagattatggAGGTTGTGTCTTGCatggatgagaagaagaaaatgAGGTTTGATGTTCCAAAGCTGAAAATACCAATGTCTAATGAGAAACTTGTTCCTTCTATTGTGCAGGCACCGGAATTTGAGCTAAAAACTTTACCCGAGCATCTCAAGTATGCATATCTTGGAGACAAAGAAACTTTGCCAATGATCATTTCCACCAAGTTTTCAACAAAAGAAAAGGAAGAACTTGTCACCACTTTGAAGGAATATAAGGAAGCAATTGGGTGGACTATAGCCGACATCAAAGGGCTAAGTCCTTCGCTTTGCATGCACAAAATCCTTATGGAAGAAGATTACAAGCCTTCCCGAGAAGCTCAAAGGCGTCTGAatcctccaatgatggaggttGTGAAAAAGGAgattttgaagttgttgaatgcgGGAATGACTTACCCTATATCAAATAGTAAGTGGGTAAGTCCGGTCCAAGTTGTGCCGAAGAAGACAGGTATTACCGTTACAAAGAATGACCAAGGTGAGTTAGTCCCCacccgtgtgcaaaacgggtggagagttTGCATTGATTATAGACGGCTCAATTCCTCAACCCGGAAAGACCATTTCCCACTTCCCTTCATTGATCAAATGTTGGAAAGGTTAGCGGGAAAAACACATTATTGTTGCTTGGATGGATATTCCGGTTTCCATCAAATACCCGTTGCACCTAAGGGCCAAGAAAAAACTACTTTCACATGTCCCTTCAGAACATTTGCATATAGGCGAATGCCTTTTGGGCTTTGCAATGCTCCAGCCACTTTTCAAAGGTGCATGGTAAGTATTTTTACGGAATTTGTTGACGAAATCATTGAAGTTTTTATGGACGACTTCACAGTTTATTGTAATTCTTTTCATGAGTGTTTGGGTAATTTGAAAAAGATTTTGCAAAGATGTATTGAGACCAATCTTGTTTTGAATTATGAAAAGTGTCACTTTATGGTTGACAAAGGTCTCATACTAGGTCATATTGTGTCTTCTAAGGGTCTAGAAGTGGACAAAGCAAAAATAGATGTCATAAAATCTTTACCTTATCCCACTTGTGTTCGTGAGGTTCGCTCATTTCTTGGTCATGCAGGATTTTATAGAAGGTTTATCAAAGATTTTTCCAAGATATCTCATCCCATGTGTGAGCTCCTACAAAAAGATGCAGAATTCGAGTTTTCCAAACAATGCAAGCAAGCTTTTGATCAGTTGAAAGAGTTGTTGATAACAGCACCAATACTTCAATCACCGGATTGGAGTTTGACTTTTGAAATCATGTGTGATGCTAGTAATCATGCAGTTGGTGCAGTGTTAGGGCAAAGAAAAGACCGTGTTCCTAATGTCATTTACTATGCCTCAAAAACACTTGATAGTGCACAAGCCAACTATTCAACAACTAAAAAAGAATTGTTATCTATTGTCTTTGCTTTAGACAAATTTCGTCAATATCTGCTAGGTTCTAAAGTCATTGTTTATTCTGATCATGCAGCTATTAGGTATTTACTTGCAAAGAAGGATTCAAAGCCTAGACTCATTCGATGGGTATTACTCTTGCAAGAGTTTGACATTGAAATCAAAGACAAGAGCGGAAAGTCAAATCTTGTAGCTGATCATCTTAGCAGGATTGTTTCTCCCAATGACTCAACTCCCATTCATGATGCATTTCCCGATGAAAATCTGTTTTCAGCAAAAGTTGCCCTATGGTATGCCGATATTGTGAACTACATTGTCACAAATCAATTTCCACCAGATTTGACTCGATGGCAAAAAGACAAGATCAAGAAAGAAGCCAAGAGGTATGTTTGGGATGAGCCATATTTGTGGAAATATTGTGCTGACCAAATGATTAGACGCTGTGTGGATCAATATGAGGTATCTTCTATCTTAACATTTTGTCACTCTTATGCTTGTGGAGGACATTTTGGTCCTCAAAGGACTGCAAGAAAAGTTTTAGAGAGTGGATTTTACTGGCCAAGTATTTTCCATGACTCTTATGTTTTTTGTTCAAGCTGTGATAAATGTCAATGAATGGGCTCTTTAAGCTCAAAGAATCAAATGCCCCTAAACCCCatattagtttttgaaatttttgatgtTTGGGGCATTGATTTTATGGGACCTTTTCCATCATCTtcgggttttatttatattcttttGGTTGTGGACTATGTTTCCAAGTGGGTGGAAGCAAAGGCTACCCGTACTAACGATTCAAAAGTTGTGATAGATTTCTTGAAGGCTAACATTTTTTCCAGATTTGGTGTTCCAAAGGCCTTGATCAGTGATCGTGGTACACATTTTTGTAATCATATACTCGGGAGTGTTTTGAAGAAATATGGTGTCACTCATAAAGTTTCCAcatcataccacccacaaacaaatGGACAAGCTGAGGTGAGTAATCGACAAATCAAGGGCATTTTGGAGAAAATCGTGAATACAACAAGGAAAGATTGGAGTACACGCCTTGATGATGCTTTGTGGGCGTACGGCACTGCATACAAAACTCCAATTGGAATGTCTCCATACCGTATTGTTTTTGGAAAGCCATGTCGATTACCCGTTGAGTTGGAACATAGGGCCTATTGGGCGATCAAACAGTTCAACATGGATTTAAGTGAAtcgggaaagaagaggaagctgGACATAGAAGAACTTGAGGAAATCCGCAATGAAGCATATGAGAATGAGGTTCTTTATAAGGAAAAGACCAGAGCATTCCATGACAAGATGATTACACGCAAGGTATTTCACAAAGGTCAAAAGGTACTACTTTACCATTCGCGTTTTAAATTGATTCTTGGTAAATTAAGGTCCCGTTGGGTGGGACCATTTGTCTTCACTAATGTTTTTGAGCATGGTGCAATAGAAATCACAAGTGAGAAAACCAGGAAGATTTTAAAGGTAAATGGTCACCGTTTGAAGCCTTATTATGGAGGATTTCAAGTCAAGAAtgaagaggtggaggaagtaatGGATCCAAAGTATGAAAATTGACAAATAGTTGGGGTCCAAGTCGAGCCAATGACATTAAAAAGGGGCGgctaaccgggaggcaacccgggggtatttttgtcatttcgtatattttcattgtatttttctttgttttcaaaCTTCCAAGTTGTTTTTCATGCTAAAAGAAggttaaaaaatcatttttcggGCCTTTTCAGaggtttacacggccgtgtaaacttaTGCCTTccatttacacgggccgtgtaaacgattAAACACGGTTTGTATGATTCAGGGATTTACACAGCCGTGTAAATTCTCTCCTTtgatttacacgggccgtgtaaacgcaaAAACAGGGCTGAACGATTTTAAGGTCAAATCTTGATTTTTCTAACTCATTCTTCACTCAATACCTGCAATTCCCTCTCTCCTTACTGCCCCCTTcgaaaaaacccttccaaatacTCAATCTTCCTCAATTTTGCATCAAAAATCAAGCTCCAAGGTATGaaattcttctcttttcttcatcttctttatcTTTCACATCTATTTCAACCTCTCATGGCCGAttttggggtttttgagcaaaaccctagaatttttgaACTTCAAAATTTCGACCTAATGCTTGAAATTTCTTGTAGGATAAGCTTGTGGATAGCTTGGGGAAGCATTGGATATCATCTTACCACCATTATCAAGCACAAATTGgtataattgttccaaactcTTACTTTATGCATTTAGATAGAACCACATTtcttttttgggtgatttttttgGTGAGACTTGCTAGTTCTTGTGCTTCAATTGCCTTAATTGTGTGCAATTCTTTGTTGATTCATTTGGGTAATGGATTCCCGGGGTAAAAGACCTAGAATTGGAACTTCACAAGATGAACAAGACCCACACCCCATGGACAACCCTTATGAATTTGGTCTAATTTTTTAGACCAATAGACAGGAGATATTATATGCAAATCTTGTTACAAGAACAAAGGGGTGCTCAAAAATTTGTGGACATCCAAGCCCTCAAAGATTTACATATCTATAAGGGTGTCCACAAACTCTTTAAAAACATAGGTTTTGAATCTTCATGCAGTTAGTTACCAAACACCGATGTTGGAACTTTTGTCTTCCATTACCTTTGACTATCAAACTCATCTCCTGACTTTCCGTTTGCTCAATCAAACCCATCAGTTTCATGCTGACATTCTCTGTGATATGATTAATCCTCCCAAAGCAAAAAGGGACGTATACACCGCAAAGGgaagaaaaaatatcatttttgagcAAAACTGTACAAATTTTTGGAGAAGCATTTCTTGTGAGTATGATTATCAGTCAGGCACATCCAAAGCTTCTAGCATTATCCATCCGGTCTTGAAAGTCGTCCACCGGATCATTGCTTATCTCTTATTCCCACAAGAAGAGATTAGCAAGGCTAATAAGAAAGAGCTAGAAGTCTTGTGGTGTATGATTCATAAGCCTGCTGAAGTCCCTCATTTTGGGTGTTGGGTTATTCAAAAAATGCTCAGAAGTGCTACGAGCCATGGTGGGCAGCTACATTGTGGAGGCATGGTTTCTGTTATTGCTGAGCATCTTGGCCTCCATTTACCCAACAACCCAACAAACATAGTCATGGGCCGTACTCGTCTATCCATTGATGTTATGGAAACAATGCATCTCTTCCACCGCCTTCCCACTGGGGATGTTCATTGGACAGTAGATGGGAAAGAGTATCTACGCATAGACAGCAGAAACAAGAAGATACTCAATTTAGCCAATGACATTCCATCAACCACTTGGAAGCTCAGATCCAATTTAGGTGTTACAGTAGATCATAGTCCTCCACCCTCTCCTCCTCCTGCTCCTACTGCTGGTGCCTCTAGTTCATCTCGCCCCACT encodes:
- the LOC128129091 gene encoding uncharacterized protein LOC128129091, whose protein sequence is MMLAKDKGVQPLTVRPCGICTQVGHPTDMCPMLQEDVEPVQAMRFSSQQQGNFQPRSNPNWHQPNTNFQPTPPPYQPRPPFQNQMHHQQNYQPHFQPTQPPHQSQYQPQNMHQGSSSSGSGMSLEDIDKSLATSTQTFQNETKASIKTLEQQMTQLATSVSKLESQGKLPAQTEKNPKHSACVITLRNGKEYERPKMVEEEEKMELEKEEEKSKTPSKQVPIEAKVTPPPFLSRLYKSKRESEDNEIMEMFRKVEVNIHLIDAIKQVPRYAKFLKELCTSNKKLKGNETVKVGENVSAVLQKRLPQKCKDPGVFTVPCKLGNLHVPRAMLDLGSSINVLPFSIFKTLNIGTLKKTGVIIQLADRSLVHPKGVLEDVLVQVNELVFPADF